A stretch of the Massilia varians genome encodes the following:
- a CDS encoding DUF3482 domain-containing protein, protein MNALNPEPVKIQFALVSHTNNGKTTLARTLVGMDVGEVRDAAHVTQFAEAHPLQTSAAGDTLVLWDTPGFGDSVRLLKRLSMAGNPIGWFLREVFDRYRDRPFWLSQQALRAAKEEADVILYLVNSSESPQDAGYLPSEMKILEWLGKPVAVLLNQMGPPRPGAEESGEQQRWRQHLAQFPVVKEVLPLDAFARCWVHEHVFYEAIGRLIADDKRPGYARLLQAWSAANRQRYLGALRVSAEQLAAAARDAEPIAQEGRGMLRSALKAVGIGKDEQRRQELAMAALVERLNARINGATARMLALHRIDPGQALAINARVRDNFAVHAPVDKAQAGLLGAVVSGAATGLSADMMAGGLTMGAGALLGAIVGGLTMAGAAWGFNQRMDRDKPGVQFADPFLQSLLVSAVLRYLAVAHFGRGRGNWVEGEAPAFWQEEVERALGERMAAHPDLWKSVRAAPDEAAAVALVEAVLVPAADAVLAKLYPGVALPAHTAIAKA, encoded by the coding sequence ATGAACGCGCTGAACCCGGAACCGGTCAAGATCCAGTTCGCGCTCGTCTCGCACACCAACAACGGCAAGACGACGCTGGCCCGCACCCTGGTCGGCATGGACGTGGGCGAGGTGCGCGACGCCGCCCACGTGACCCAGTTCGCCGAGGCCCACCCGCTGCAGACCAGCGCGGCCGGCGACACCCTGGTGTTGTGGGACACGCCGGGCTTCGGCGATTCGGTGCGCCTCCTGAAGCGCCTGTCGATGGCGGGCAACCCGATCGGCTGGTTCCTGCGCGAGGTGTTCGACCGCTACCGCGACCGCCCGTTCTGGCTCAGCCAGCAGGCGCTGCGCGCGGCCAAGGAGGAAGCCGACGTCATCCTCTACCTGGTCAACTCGTCGGAATCTCCCCAGGATGCCGGCTACCTGCCGTCCGAGATGAAGATCCTCGAGTGGCTCGGCAAGCCGGTCGCGGTGCTGCTCAACCAGATGGGGCCGCCGCGTCCTGGCGCCGAGGAATCCGGCGAACAGCAGCGCTGGCGCCAGCACCTGGCCCAATTCCCGGTGGTGAAGGAAGTGCTGCCGCTGGACGCCTTCGCGCGCTGCTGGGTGCACGAGCACGTGTTCTACGAAGCGATCGGGCGCCTGATCGCCGACGACAAGCGGCCCGGCTATGCGCGCCTGCTCCAGGCCTGGTCCGCCGCCAACCGCCAACGCTACCTGGGCGCGCTGCGCGTCTCGGCCGAGCAGCTGGCGGCGGCCGCACGCGATGCCGAACCGATCGCGCAGGAGGGCCGCGGCATGCTGCGCAGCGCGCTCAAGGCGGTCGGCATCGGCAAGGACGAACAGCGGCGGCAGGAGCTGGCGATGGCGGCGCTGGTCGAACGCTTGAATGCCCGCATCAACGGCGCGACGGCGCGCATGCTTGCCCTGCACCGGATCGATCCGGGCCAGGCGCTCGCCATCAACGCGCGCGTGCGCGATAACTTCGCGGTGCACGCGCCGGTGGACAAGGCCCAGGCCGGCCTGCTCGGCGCGGTCGTGTCGGGCGCGGCGACGGGGCTGTCGGCCGACATGATGGCGGGCGGCCTGACCATGGGAGCGGGTGCGCTGCTGGGGGCGATCGTCGGCGGGCTGACGATGGCCGGCGCTGCCTGGGGCTTCAACCAGCGCATGGACCGCGACAAGCCGGGCGTGCAGTTCGCCGATCCCTTCCTGCAGTCGCTCCTGGTCAGCGCCGTGCTGCGCTACCTGGCGGTGGCCCACTTCGGCCGCGGGCGCGGCAACTGGGTCGAAGGCGAAGCGCCGGCCTTCTGGCAGGAGGAAGTCGAGCGGGCCCTGGGCGAGCGCATGGCCGCGCATCCGGACTTGTGGAAGTCGGTACGCGCCGCGCCGGACGAGGCGGCGGCGGTGGCGCTGGTGGAAGCCGTGCTGGTGCCCGCCGCCGACGCCGTGCTGGCGAAGCTCTATCCCGGTGTGGCGCTGCCCGCGCACACCGCGATCGCAAAAGCCTAG
- a CDS encoding DUF2868 domain-containing protein: MNEQVARNVVLVRAIESADVDHTVLSDDDRKYASRSAKELAAWQAADSKSAVTQQHFLQQRSEQILKRLGERTPAFGAFAKRRLGLGGVWLALPFLAFVSGAVIDRIADPHRVDLLSAPFLLIIGWNLLVYLCMLVWALMGAMAPGRRHGWASPNLLRRLSVGKAAVPRKLPAPLAEGIAVFMGEWAALSAPLTRARLSRTVHLAAAFFALGAIASLYARGLLNQYVVGWESTFLDSREVHALLSWLFMPAMSVFHFLQGFSLAEIELLRFGRMVNAASGERWVHLYGATLLLLVVLPRLLLAGFAAWRARRLARRFPLDLDQPYYRKLADSIGAGAPALLRVLPYSYTLDEARDRGLWAIAASALGAQARVQLRPTAAYGIDPKEALHDTTLDEAGVTVTAVLFSLAATPEKENHGAFLDYLSRRVKRGVAVLVDESPLVERIGEQQGNAARVAERTALWRQFCSFHGTSATFVNLLQPEKHPLELGAGLSLPELR, from the coding sequence ATGAACGAACAGGTCGCACGCAATGTCGTACTGGTACGCGCCATCGAGTCCGCCGACGTCGATCACACGGTGCTGAGCGACGATGACCGTAAGTACGCAAGCCGCAGCGCGAAGGAACTCGCCGCCTGGCAGGCGGCCGACAGCAAGAGCGCCGTCACCCAGCAGCATTTCCTGCAGCAGCGCTCCGAGCAGATCCTGAAACGCCTGGGCGAACGCACGCCTGCCTTCGGCGCATTCGCCAAGCGCCGCCTAGGCCTGGGCGGTGTCTGGCTGGCCCTGCCTTTCCTGGCCTTCGTCTCGGGCGCAGTCATCGACCGCATCGCCGACCCGCACCGCGTCGACCTGCTCTCGGCTCCCTTTCTCCTGATCATCGGCTGGAACCTGCTGGTCTATCTGTGCATGCTGGTCTGGGCCCTGATGGGGGCAATGGCGCCCGGCAGACGCCATGGATGGGCGAGTCCGAATCTGCTGCGCCGCCTGAGCGTGGGCAAGGCCGCCGTGCCGCGCAAGCTGCCGGCGCCGCTGGCCGAAGGCATCGCCGTCTTCATGGGCGAATGGGCGGCGCTCAGCGCGCCGCTGACCCGTGCGCGCCTGAGCCGGACGGTCCACCTGGCCGCCGCCTTCTTCGCGCTCGGCGCGATCGCGTCGCTGTACGCGCGCGGCCTGCTGAACCAATATGTGGTCGGCTGGGAGAGCACCTTCCTCGACAGCCGCGAGGTCCACGCCCTGCTGTCCTGGCTGTTCATGCCGGCGATGAGCGTTTTCCACTTCCTGCAAGGCTTCTCGCTGGCCGAGATCGAGCTGCTGCGCTTCGGACGGATGGTGAATGCCGCGAGCGGCGAGCGCTGGGTCCACCTGTATGGCGCAACCTTGCTGCTGCTGGTCGTGCTGCCGCGCCTGCTGCTGGCCGGCTTCGCGGCCTGGCGCGCCCGCCGGCTGGCGCGCCGCTTCCCGCTCGACCTCGACCAGCCCTATTACCGCAAGCTGGCGGACAGCATCGGCGCCGGCGCCCCGGCACTGCTGCGCGTGCTCCCCTACAGCTACACGCTCGACGAAGCGCGCGACCGCGGCCTGTGGGCGATCGCCGCGAGCGCGCTCGGGGCGCAGGCGCGCGTCCAGCTGCGTCCCACGGCCGCCTATGGCATCGATCCGAAGGAGGCCCTGCACGATACGACGCTCGACGAAGCGGGCGTGACCGTCACCGCCGTCCTGTTCAGCCTGGCCGCCACCCCCGAGAAGGAGAACCACGGCGCCTTCCTCGACTACCTGAGCCGGCGCGTGAAGCGCGGCGTCGCCGTCCTGGTAGACGAATCGCCGCTGGTGGAGCGTATCGGCGAGCAGCAGGGCAATGCCGCGCGCGTGGCCGAGCGCACCGCGCTGTGGCGCCAGTTCTGCAGCTTCCACGGCACCTCGGCCACCTTCGTGAACCTGCTCCAGCCCGAGAAGCATCCGCTCGAGCTGGGCGCCGGCCTGTCACTGCCGGAGCTGCGATGA
- a CDS encoding M20/M25/M40 family metallo-hydrolase, translating into MKSGLPKLCLLFALCLSLAASAGSSVKRRVWITMGDAAYRQVKTIAPDAVAIDSRQLPAEKVHAIVIDEGRLAAISGLIHQRLGQCGGYMFHGSQAEARAALERRRTLAPLPTYRIGQRELVEPMLAGMQEKQIEASILSLSGFTNRYFRSQSGVEASNWLLSAWRELAAGRADISVMQINHPGYPQPSVSLTIAGSDLAEETVVVGAHLDSIVGFGMSETTRAPGADDDASGVASMTEALRALILSGYRPRRTIQLIAYAAEEAGLRGSQDIARQFRQAGRKVAGVLQLDMTNYKGAANDIYLITDYTNSQQNAFLAQLIGSYLPGLTVGYDKCGYGCSDHASWDAQGYPASMPFESSLARDNPHIHTSRDTLANSGSQTAHALKFARLAAAYMVELSAN; encoded by the coding sequence ATGAAGTCCGGCCTGCCCAAGCTCTGCCTGCTGTTCGCCCTGTGCCTCAGCCTCGCGGCAAGCGCCGGCTCATCGGTGAAACGCCGGGTATGGATCACCATGGGCGACGCGGCTTATCGACAGGTCAAGACGATCGCTCCCGATGCGGTCGCGATCGACAGCCGCCAGCTGCCTGCGGAAAAGGTGCATGCCATCGTGATCGATGAAGGCAGGCTGGCAGCGATTTCCGGCCTGATCCACCAACGCCTGGGACAGTGCGGCGGCTACATGTTCCACGGCAGCCAAGCGGAGGCCCGTGCGGCGCTCGAGCGGCGCCGCACCCTCGCACCGCTACCCACGTACCGGATCGGTCAGCGCGAACTGGTCGAGCCCATGCTGGCGGGGATGCAGGAGAAGCAGATCGAGGCGAGCATCCTGAGCCTGAGCGGTTTTACCAACCGCTATTTCCGGAGCCAGTCGGGTGTCGAGGCGTCGAACTGGCTGCTGTCGGCCTGGCGCGAGCTCGCTGCCGGCCGCGCGGACATCTCGGTGATGCAGATCAATCACCCGGGCTACCCGCAGCCGTCCGTCAGCCTGACCATCGCAGGATCGGACCTGGCGGAAGAAACCGTCGTGGTCGGGGCGCACCTGGATTCGATCGTCGGCTTCGGGATGAGTGAGACGACACGCGCGCCGGGTGCGGACGACGATGCTTCCGGCGTCGCGAGCATGACCGAGGCGCTGCGCGCGCTGATCCTGAGCGGCTACCGTCCGCGCCGCACGATCCAGCTCATCGCCTACGCGGCGGAAGAAGCAGGACTGCGCGGCTCGCAAGACATTGCGCGCCAGTTCAGGCAGGCGGGCAGGAAGGTGGCCGGCGTGCTGCAGCTCGACATGACGAATTACAAGGGGGCGGCGAACGACATCTACCTGATCACCGATTACACGAACAGCCAGCAGAACGCCTTTCTCGCGCAGCTGATCGGCAGCTACCTGCCCGGACTCACGGTCGGCTACGACAAATGCGGTTATGGCTGTTCGGACCACGCGAGCTGGGATGCGCAAGGCTATCCGGCGTCGATGCCTTTCGAGTCGTCGCTGGCGCGTGACAACCCGCACATCCACACGTCAAGGGACACACTGGCCAACTCGGGCAGCCAGACTGCCCACGCGCTGAAATTCGCGCGCCTGGCGGCGGCCTATATGGTGGAACTTTCCGCCAATTAG
- the aqpZ gene encoding aquaporin Z, translating to MFSKLLAEFIGTFWLVLGGCGSAVLAATFPEVGIGLVGVSLAFGLTVLTGAYALGPISGAHFNPAVSLGLWAGGRFPARYLAPYMVSQVAGAVAAAAVLYLIASGKAGFDVQAGFAANGYGSHSPGNHSLGAALVCELVMSFMFVLVVLGATHASAPVGFAGIAIGLALALVHLVSIPVTNTSVNPARSTGPALFVGGWAVAQLWLFWLAPLLGGVLAGVLYRTVLQRDLSEPVVSGQPGPESGLVPHT from the coding sequence ATGTTCAGCAAACTTCTTGCGGAGTTCATCGGCACATTCTGGCTGGTCCTGGGTGGCTGCGGCAGCGCAGTCCTGGCCGCCACATTTCCGGAGGTGGGCATCGGCCTCGTCGGCGTTTCGCTCGCGTTCGGCCTGACTGTCCTGACCGGCGCCTACGCACTCGGCCCGATCTCCGGAGCTCACTTCAACCCAGCCGTGTCCCTTGGCCTGTGGGCGGGCGGCCGCTTCCCGGCGCGCTATCTCGCCCCCTATATGGTCAGCCAGGTCGCGGGCGCGGTGGCCGCCGCCGCCGTCCTCTACCTCATCGCGAGCGGCAAGGCGGGATTTGACGTCCAGGCAGGGTTTGCGGCCAATGGCTACGGCAGTCACTCACCAGGAAACCATTCGCTCGGGGCCGCGCTGGTATGCGAGCTCGTGATGAGCTTCATGTTCGTGCTCGTGGTCCTGGGCGCAACCCATGCAAGTGCGCCGGTAGGATTCGCCGGCATCGCGATCGGTCTTGCGCTTGCCTTGGTACACCTGGTCAGTATTCCGGTCACCAACACCTCGGTCAATCCCGCGCGCAGTACCGGCCCGGCCTTGTTCGTCGGTGGCTGGGCAGTCGCGCAATTGTGGCTGTTCTGGCTTGCGCCGCTGCTCGGCGGCGTCCTTGCCGGTGTGCTGTACCGCACCGTCCTGCAGCGCGACCTGAGCGAACCCGTCGTGAGCGGACAACCGGGACCGGAGAGCGGGCTGGTTCCCCATACCTGA
- a CDS encoding DUF2061 domain-containing protein, translating into MVIAAKKTSQVIAHMAIAFFIAYAVTGSVVFGGVAILIEPIINVSLLPLHEKAWAAMRAGALNERERYLRIAAEKLSQTLLHMGVAFTVMYFATGSLAFGGMAAVLEPVCNVLLLPVHDRFWNKLCQRRLKTDTDIVVPAI; encoded by the coding sequence ATGGTCATCGCCGCCAAGAAAACCAGCCAGGTCATCGCCCACATGGCGATTGCCTTCTTCATTGCCTATGCGGTCACGGGTTCGGTCGTCTTCGGCGGAGTGGCGATCCTCATCGAACCTATCATCAATGTCTCGCTGCTCCCGCTGCACGAGAAGGCGTGGGCTGCCATGCGTGCCGGCGCCCTGAACGAGCGCGAACGCTACCTGCGCATCGCTGCCGAAAAGCTGAGCCAGACCCTCCTGCATATGGGCGTAGCCTTCACGGTGATGTATTTTGCTACCGGCTCGCTCGCCTTTGGCGGCATGGCCGCCGTACTCGAACCGGTCTGCAACGTGTTGCTGCTGCCGGTCCACGACCGCTTCTGGAACAAGCTGTGTCAACGGCGATTGAAAACTGATACAGATATCGTCGTGCCAGCGATTTAA
- the istB gene encoding IS21-like element helper ATPase IstB — translation MNLQHERIAALCESLNLPFVAQGYGAATQKAAKQEMAYSDFLEGLLREEVAGRNVRKQSTMTRLAGFPAVKTLDEFNYDFAKGVKRSQVEELAGLGFVERHENVVLVGPSGVGKTHLAMALGYKATQAGIKTRFTTAADLMLALTTAHTQNNLKAVMHRAIKAYRLLIIDEIGYLPMNREQANLFFQVIAALYERSSLIVTSNLPFGQWDTTFAQDTTLTAALLDRLLHHAHIVPIAGESYRLKHQRQAGMMRGNDVAEMG, via the coding sequence ATGAACCTGCAGCACGAGCGTATCGCGGCGTTGTGCGAGAGCCTGAACCTGCCGTTCGTGGCCCAGGGCTACGGCGCTGCAACGCAGAAGGCAGCGAAGCAGGAAATGGCCTACAGCGACTTCCTGGAGGGCCTGCTGAGGGAGGAAGTCGCCGGGCGCAACGTGCGCAAGCAAAGCACGATGACCCGACTGGCAGGATTCCCAGCGGTGAAGACGCTGGACGAGTTTAACTATGACTTCGCCAAAGGCGTGAAACGCAGTCAGGTCGAGGAGCTGGCTGGCCTGGGCTTCGTTGAGCGACATGAGAACGTGGTGCTGGTCGGCCCCAGCGGCGTGGGCAAGACGCACCTGGCGATGGCACTCGGTTACAAGGCCACCCAGGCCGGCATCAAGACGCGCTTCACCACGGCGGCCGACCTGATGCTGGCGTTGACGACGGCGCATACCCAGAACAATTTGAAAGCGGTGATGCATCGCGCGATCAAAGCATACCGGCTCTTGATCATCGACGAGATCGGCTACTTGCCGATGAACCGGGAGCAGGCGAACCTGTTCTTCCAAGTGATCGCGGCCCTGTACGAACGCAGCAGCCTGATCGTGACCAGCAACCTGCCGTTTGGGCAATGGGACACGACCTTTGCGCAGGATACGACGCTGACCGCGGCCCTGCTCGATAGGCTACTGCACCATGCGCACATCGTGCCGATTGCCGGCGAAAGCTACCGGCTGAAGCACCAGCGACAGGCCGGGATGATGAGGGGGAATGATGTTGCAGAAATGGGCTGA
- the istA gene encoding IS21 family transposase, which produces MKSKEVYVEIQLLKKHGLSLRQIAAEVGCAVNTVRRHLALEAVPKYERKVKRKTKLAQFEQYLKDRQQAAQPDVIPATVLYREIAARGYEGGMSQLRAFVRTLRPAPPADPVVRFETAMGEQLQVDWVEFRKGSAPLHAFCATLGFSRASYVEFVSNMKVETLIACHERAFAAFGGVTRRVLYDNMKTVVLERDAYGEGEHRFHAGFLDFARHSGFVIKLCQPYRAKTKGKVERFNGYLRRSFYVPLASRLAQSGQKLDVVTANVEVAHWLREVANARIHGTTGEPPAEALKREVEHLQALPAPWRADIAAARPQPTAAAPTVPRPAAVVERIAQPSPVQHPLQVYDALLVRVTEGVAA; this is translated from the coding sequence TTGAAATCCAAAGAGGTGTACGTGGAAATCCAACTCCTGAAGAAGCATGGGTTAAGCCTTCGGCAGATCGCCGCCGAGGTAGGCTGCGCAGTGAACACGGTGCGCCGGCATCTGGCCCTGGAGGCTGTGCCGAAGTACGAACGCAAAGTGAAGCGCAAGACGAAGCTGGCGCAATTCGAGCAGTACCTGAAGGATCGGCAGCAAGCTGCTCAGCCCGACGTGATACCGGCCACCGTGCTGTACCGCGAGATCGCCGCGCGCGGCTACGAGGGCGGCATGAGCCAGTTGCGCGCCTTCGTGCGCACCTTGCGCCCGGCGCCTCCGGCCGACCCGGTGGTGCGCTTCGAGACGGCGATGGGCGAGCAGCTGCAGGTGGACTGGGTTGAATTCCGCAAAGGCAGCGCGCCGTTACATGCGTTCTGCGCGACGCTCGGTTTTAGCCGGGCCAGCTACGTGGAGTTCGTCAGCAACATGAAGGTGGAAACCCTGATCGCCTGCCATGAGCGCGCTTTTGCGGCGTTTGGGGGCGTGACGCGGCGGGTCCTGTACGACAACATGAAAACAGTGGTGCTGGAGCGCGATGCGTACGGCGAAGGCGAGCACCGCTTCCACGCCGGCTTCCTGGACTTTGCCAGGCATAGCGGTTTCGTGATCAAGCTGTGCCAGCCGTACCGGGCCAAGACCAAGGGAAAAGTCGAACGCTTCAATGGCTACCTGCGCCGCTCGTTCTATGTGCCGCTGGCGAGCCGGCTGGCGCAAAGCGGCCAGAAGCTCGACGTCGTAACGGCCAATGTGGAAGTGGCCCACTGGCTGCGCGAGGTGGCCAATGCGCGCATCCACGGTACGACTGGCGAGCCACCAGCTGAAGCATTGAAGCGGGAAGTGGAGCATCTGCAAGCGCTGCCGGCACCGTGGCGTGCGGACATCGCGGCAGCCAGGCCGCAACCGACCGCCGCAGCACCTACGGTGCCGCGGCCGGCGGCAGTGGTGGAGCGGATCGCCCAGCCATCTCCAGTACAGCATCCGTTGCAGGTGTATGACGCGCTGCTGGTACGGGTAACGGAAGGAGTGGCGGCATGA
- a CDS encoding penicillin acylase family protein: MAVALATALALGACSRDKDDDPAVPPPVQTAARIQVEVARTTHGIPHVRAEDYRSLAYGLAYAYAQDNVCMFADSVLTVRGERSLFFGAEARPRQRTGDEYGGGSGFMDLNNEESDFFFKGYLDIEQLRTNYAAGTPEPRQLLEGFVEGYNRYLKDYAGKLPAACSDAKWVRPITLDDMYLVVAEKALHASGQAFARDFVAAGRVPGATVSLAKAAPRRIDAATLVAQLDQLNRQGFGSNALAVGKDLSANGRGLLLGNPHYPWTTADRFYQAHLTVPGRYDAMGVIIGGVPAVVIGFNKDVAWSHTVTFAYHFTTFRLALDPTDPTGTTYLYDGERRKMTSKTVTVDALLPDGLVGRRSKTFYFSHQGAVINRTAAGMTWTAGAAYVLADPNRYNTRMLEQWLGIGTAGSVRALKDSLEKVVGLPWVNTVAADREGNALYADASVVPHMNADKFVNGCLLLQAALLFDGSRSSCAWGQDAGAPPGIYAPATAPWMLRTDYVGNSNDSYWLTNPKALLTGPAPLGFSPLYGRTGVEQSLRTRIGFRQMEDLLAQRSKLTLADMQALAFSNRVYAAELVLPELLTECAALSNELSRQACNVLQAWDRRANVDSRGAVLFREFWSAASSIPNKWANPFNPADPVNTPNGVAPAAMPAMLAALRDAAVKLQSLGIALDARLGDVQVEPRNGVRIALHGGNGNQEGTYSSLTMRTGLTANGYVGAHWGQSYIQTVGFDEQGPVAQGVLTYGQSTDPKSPWYADQTQVYSRKEWPVLPFTQEKIRADPNYATMSLRE, from the coding sequence ATGGCAGTGGCGCTCGCCACCGCGCTGGCGCTGGGCGCCTGCAGCCGCGACAAGGACGACGACCCGGCTGTGCCGCCGCCGGTGCAGACCGCCGCGCGCATCCAGGTCGAGGTTGCGCGCACCACCCACGGCATCCCGCATGTGCGCGCCGAGGATTACCGCAGCCTGGCCTACGGGCTGGCTTATGCCTATGCCCAGGACAACGTCTGCATGTTCGCCGACTCGGTGCTGACCGTGCGCGGCGAGCGTTCGCTGTTCTTCGGCGCCGAGGCCCGGCCGCGCCAGCGCACCGGCGACGAGTACGGCGGCGGCAGCGGCTTCATGGACCTGAACAATGAAGAGAGCGACTTCTTCTTCAAGGGCTACCTCGACATCGAACAACTGCGCACCAATTACGCCGCCGGCACGCCGGAGCCGCGCCAGCTGCTCGAAGGCTTCGTCGAAGGCTACAACCGCTACCTGAAGGACTATGCCGGCAAGCTGCCCGCGGCCTGCTCGGACGCCAAGTGGGTGCGTCCGATCACGCTCGACGACATGTACCTGGTGGTGGCGGAGAAGGCGCTGCACGCGTCCGGCCAGGCCTTCGCCCGGGACTTCGTCGCCGCGGGCCGCGTTCCGGGGGCCACGGTCAGCCTGGCGAAAGCGGCGCCGCGCCGTATCGATGCGGCCACCCTGGTGGCCCAGCTCGATCAACTCAACCGCCAGGGATTCGGCAGCAACGCCCTGGCGGTCGGCAAGGACCTGTCGGCCAACGGGCGCGGCCTGCTGCTCGGGAATCCGCACTATCCCTGGACCACCGCCGACCGCTTCTACCAGGCCCACCTGACCGTGCCCGGCCGCTACGATGCGATGGGCGTGATCATCGGCGGCGTGCCGGCGGTCGTCATCGGCTTCAACAAGGATGTCGCCTGGAGCCATACCGTCACCTTCGCCTACCATTTCACCACCTTCCGGCTGGCGCTCGACCCCACCGATCCGACCGGCACCACCTACTTATATGATGGCGAGCGCCGCAAGATGACGTCGAAGACGGTCACCGTCGACGCACTGCTGCCGGACGGGCTGGTGGGCCGGCGCAGCAAGACCTTCTATTTCAGCCACCAGGGCGCCGTCATCAATCGGACGGCCGCAGGCATGACCTGGACCGCTGGTGCCGCCTATGTCCTGGCCGACCCGAACCGCTACAACACCCGCATGCTCGAGCAGTGGCTGGGCATCGGCACGGCCGGCAGCGTGCGCGCGCTGAAGGACTCGCTCGAGAAGGTGGTCGGCCTGCCCTGGGTGAACACGGTTGCGGCCGACCGCGAAGGCAATGCGCTGTATGCGGACGCCAGCGTGGTGCCGCACATGAATGCCGACAAGTTCGTGAACGGTTGCCTGCTGCTGCAGGCAGCGCTGCTGTTCGACGGTTCGCGCAGCAGTTGCGCCTGGGGACAGGATGCGGGCGCGCCGCCCGGCATCTATGCGCCGGCGACGGCGCCATGGATGCTGCGCACCGATTACGTCGGCAACTCGAACGACAGCTACTGGCTGACCAACCCGAAAGCGCTGCTCACCGGCCCGGCGCCGCTGGGCTTCTCGCCGCTGTATGGACGCACCGGCGTCGAGCAGAGCCTGCGCACCCGCATCGGCTTTCGCCAGATGGAAGACCTGCTGGCGCAGCGCAGCAAGCTGACCCTTGCCGACATGCAGGCGCTGGCCTTCTCGAACCGCGTGTATGCCGCCGAGCTGGTGCTGCCCGAACTGCTGACCGAGTGCGCGGCCTTGAGTAATGAATTGTCGCGCCAGGCCTGCAACGTGCTGCAGGCCTGGGACCGCCGCGCCAATGTCGACAGCCGCGGCGCGGTGCTGTTCCGCGAATTCTGGAGCGCGGCGTCAAGCATTCCGAACAAGTGGGCGAATCCCTTCAATCCTGCCGACCCAGTGAATACGCCCAATGGCGTGGCGCCGGCGGCGATGCCGGCCATGCTGGCAGCGCTGCGCGACGCCGCCGTCAAGCTGCAGTCGCTCGGCATCGCGCTCGATGCTCGGCTCGGGGACGTCCAGGTCGAGCCGCGCAATGGCGTACGGATCGCACTGCACGGCGGCAACGGCAACCAGGAGGGGACGTACAGCTCCCTGACGATGCGCACCGGCCTGACCGCCAACGGCTATGTCGGCGCCCACTGGGGACAAAGCTATATCCAGACCGTCGGCTTCGACGAGCAGGGCCCCGTGGCGCAGGGGGTGCTGACCTATGGGCAGTCGACCGATCCCAAGTCGCCCTGGTATGCCGACCAGACCCAGGTGTACTCGCGCAAGGAGTGGCCGGTGCTGCCGTTTACGCAGGAAAAAATCAGGGCCGATCCGAATTACGCGACGATGAGCCTGCGCGAATAA
- a CDS encoding OmpA family protein — protein MKASNKLAALIALACATMVNAHAAPQEAASQQSAQADSAYVNPDWANSAWYAGVGAGRSRADIDQSALQRTLNSNGSTLSSFNTDDRDVTWKLFVGKQLNRYFAIEAGYFELENFSFESWTNRGNLNGETKFRGVNLDLVGRLPLTERLTFLARGGVQYTRAKTHFNGSRLDAVTVANPPNEGRRHGKYGVGLEYALSETMALRGEVERYRVTDAVQNRGDIDTATVSLVWKFGRPAPVAYVAPAPVAAPEPAPAPAPVVAPAPAPEPVPTSEKVSIAAEALFDFDKAIVKPEGKAALDEFMAKLEGLNTEVMIAVGHTDSVGTDAYNEKLSLRRAEAVKAYMVSKGLDPARLYTEGKGETQPVADNSTAEGRAKNRRVTIEVVGTRTVTK, from the coding sequence ATGAAAGCATCCAACAAACTCGCCGCACTGATCGCACTGGCCTGCGCAACCATGGTGAACGCCCACGCGGCACCGCAAGAGGCAGCTTCCCAGCAGTCCGCGCAAGCTGATTCGGCCTACGTGAATCCGGATTGGGCCAACAGCGCCTGGTACGCAGGCGTGGGCGCTGGACGCTCGCGCGCCGACATCGACCAGAGCGCGCTGCAGCGCACCCTGAACTCGAACGGCTCGACCCTGAGCAGCTTCAACACTGACGACCGCGACGTCACCTGGAAGCTGTTCGTCGGTAAGCAGCTGAACCGCTACTTCGCCATCGAAGCCGGCTACTTCGAGCTGGAGAATTTCAGCTTCGAATCCTGGACCAACCGTGGCAACCTGAACGGTGAGACCAAGTTCCGCGGCGTGAACCTCGACCTGGTCGGCCGCCTGCCGCTGACCGAGCGCCTGACCTTCCTGGCGCGCGGCGGTGTCCAGTACACCCGTGCCAAGACCCACTTCAACGGCAGCCGCCTGGATGCCGTGACCGTCGCCAACCCGCCGAACGAAGGCCGCCGCCACGGCAAGTACGGCGTGGGCCTGGAATACGCGCTGAGCGAAACCATGGCACTGCGCGGCGAAGTGGAGCGCTACCGCGTGACCGACGCGGTGCAGAACCGCGGCGACATCGACACCGCCACCGTGAGCCTGGTCTGGAAGTTCGGCCGCCCGGCCCCGGTCGCCTACGTCGCACCGGCACCGGTCGCCGCACCTGAGCCGGCGCCAGCACCGGCACCGGTGGTCGCACCGGCACCGGCACCGGAACCGGTCCCGACCTCGGAAAAGGTCTCGATCGCGGCTGAAGCCCTGTTCGACTTCGACAAGGCAATCGTCAAGCCGGAAGGCAAGGCGGCACTGGACGAGTTCATGGCGAAGCTGGAAGGCCTGAACACCGAAGTCATGATCGCCGTCGGCCACACCGACTCGGTCGGCACCGACGCCTACAACGAGAAGCTGTCGCTGCGCCGCGCCGAAGCCGTCAAGGCCTACATGGTCTCGAAAGGCCTGGATCCGGCCCGCCTGTACACCGAAGGCAAGGGCGAGACCCAGCCGGTCGCCGACAACAGCACCGCCGAAGGCCGCGCCAAGAACCGCCGCGTGACCATCGAAGTGGTCGGTACCCGCACCGTCACCAAGTAA